The genomic window AACTAAGTTGATTTAGCACTCATTTTTTCTAAAACTTGACTAATCTTTGCAGCTTTTTGAGGTTGACGCTGTTTTTGGAATAGTTCTTGAGATTTTCTGAGATTAATTGTGGCTTCTTCCTGTTGATTTTGCTGCATCAAAATATTAGCTAAACGTAGATAAGCGTCAGGATTTTTCGGACTACGTTGAATTACTTCTTGGTATAGTTCTGTCGCTTCTGTCATTTTGGCTTGCGCTTTTAAAACATCACCCAAGAATAAGCGCACGACATCATTAGTAGAGTTGATATTAATCACTTTCCGAAAAGCTGCTTCTGCACCTGGATAATCTTTTTGTTGAGAAAGATTAACGCCTTGTTGGAATAAATTGGCGGTAATTAAAGTTTTACCAGCAAAATAAATCAGTAATAAAATTCCAATAGCAACTACAATAATTGCCAAGATATCATTTATTTGCAAATTATCTAACATAATTTTAAGCTAAAAGACAAGCAACGGGGAACATTAAGTATTCTAAGAAAAATAGCTTCCAGATGAATTGATAAAATTGAGCGATCGCGCTTTTATCTTGTAAGTCTACGGCTAAACTCCGCACCCACATCCAACACAATGCAACTAAATGGGTGATGACTAAAAATGCTGGGTTAATTGACTCTACACGCAACACCCCAACTATCACCATACCTAAGTAGCAAATTGTGATTACCCACAGAGCCAAATTAAATACAGCCTGTGAGCCTAATTGAATCGTAAAGGTAGTGATATTGTAGAGGCGATCGCCTTCCATATCGGGAATATCTTTAAAAATAGCGATCGCAAAGGTAAACACCAAAATAAATAATGTTAATACCCATACTGGCAAAGGAATCGAGGGAGTTTTCTGTAGTACCCAATTAAAGTGCAGGAACAACCCTAAGTTAACAATAGTCCCCCGCACAGAAAAAATGCACAGTGCAGCCCAAAATGGAAATTGTTTTAAACGAATCGGCGGTAAAGAATAAGCTGTACCAATGGCTAAACTCAAAACCACCATACCAAATAAATAAGGGCCATTGAACCATGCTAAAACCAGGGCTAAAATCCCCATAAGCATCACGATTATTTGCCCTTGTTTCTGGGTAAACTCTCCTGAAGCTAAGGGGAGATGAGGCTTATTAATTTTGTCAATCTCAATATCTTCTAGTTGATTTAGCCCCACAATATAAACGTTGCCACATAAACAAGCAATCCATGCACCCACAACAGGCATGATTTGAGTTACAGCAAAACCTGTAGAACTAATTGCCACAGCGACTAAGTATAAACCCAATGCACTTAAACTTGTACCGATAATTGTGTGGGGGCGAGAAAACTTCCAAAAAGCATAAAGCCACTGCAAAGGGGATGGTAATGATTTACGCTGCGAAGGACTGTTTTGAGAACTCTGAGTCATGAGTAGCTGGGATAAGTAGATATTCTGGCTAACTATTCATCCATTGTCACAGAATTTGGGGAGCAGAGAGTAGAGAGAAAGGATACAAGTGGACACAAGGGAGAATTTTTCACCTGTAACCTGTAACCTGTAACCTGTAACCTGTAACCTGTAACCTGTAACCTGTAACCTGTCACCTACTTATTCCCACACAGTAACCCAAACTTAATCAACCCACGCTCATAACCGCGACGCATCAAACCCAGGGATAGCGCACCTTGAATGGTAGTCCAACCAGCACGCAATAAGCCGAATATTGCTTGGGGAGTAATGGCGGAATCTATCACTATGTTCCAAAATTGGGCAACGGCCTGCGACCAGTCAGCAGTGCGAATATTGTTTAATGGTAATTGACGTGCGATCGCTTCATACTCAGGTAAAGAAATTACATAGGGCAAACAATACACTTGATAAATATCCTGCAAGTGTTTTTGTTCATCTGCTGATAGAGGTAATTCATCAGTAGGGCGATGACACCATGTAACCATAATGAATTTACCACCAGGTTTTAACACCCTGTAGCACTCTTGCATAAACTTGGTTTTATCTGGCATATGTTCACCACTTTCCAGCGACCACACCAAGTCAAAAGTATTATCATCAAAAGGCATTGCTT from Nostoc sp. UHCC 0870 includes these protein-coding regions:
- a CDS encoding tetratricopeptide repeat protein, which codes for MLDNLQINDILAIIVVAIGILLLIYFAGKTLITANLFQQGVNLSQQKDYPGAEAAFRKVININSTNDVVRLFLGDVLKAQAKMTEATELYQEVIQRSPKNPDAYLRLANILMQQNQQEEATINLRKSQELFQKQRQPQKAAKISQVLEKMSAKST
- a CDS encoding homogentisate phytyltransferase, which codes for MTQSSQNSPSQRKSLPSPLQWLYAFWKFSRPHTIIGTSLSALGLYLVAVAISSTGFAVTQIMPVVGAWIACLCGNVYIVGLNQLEDIEIDKINKPHLPLASGEFTQKQGQIIVMLMGILALVLAWFNGPYLFGMVVLSLAIGTAYSLPPIRLKQFPFWAALCIFSVRGTIVNLGLFLHFNWVLQKTPSIPLPVWVLTLFILVFTFAIAIFKDIPDMEGDRLYNITTFTIQLGSQAVFNLALWVITICYLGMVIVGVLRVESINPAFLVITHLVALCWMWVRSLAVDLQDKSAIAQFYQFIWKLFFLEYLMFPVACLLA
- a CDS encoding methyltransferase domain-containing protein, whose translation is MSATLYQRIQEFYDASSGLWEQIWGEHMHHGYYGVNGTEKKDRRQAQIDLIEELLSWAGVETAENILDVGCGIGGSSLYLAEKFQAQATGITLSPVQAARATERAKEKGLSAKSKFLVANAQAMPFDDNTFDLVWSLESGEHMPDKTKFMQECYRVLKPGGKFIMVTWCHRPTDELPLSADEQKHLQDIYQVYCLPYVISLPEYEAIARQLPLNNIRTADWSQAVAQFWNIVIDSAITPQAIFGLLRAGWTTIQGALSLGLMRRGYERGLIKFGLLCGNK